A region of Paenibacillus sp. 37 DNA encodes the following proteins:
- a CDS encoding glycosyltransferase, with amino-acid sequence MLNWLLRRKQRENPVFESIEMTIVYPPALDWNLLFQRPQQLMTAFSNIPGIRAIFINEETYRKQSRPIEKLNEDLFLVQKGVNYDHLVKGKKVLWFSNPGQYNYSDGRKFDFTVFDYLDNSADEFAVWKSYIPKCFDRADLIATTAKVMYEAHKHDGKPIFMCPNGADYQHFEKARVILPKPADFPDVHDGQKIVGFHGAMASWVDYSLITAIADKGYRVVLIGNNTLYQKIIVHPNVTCLPHKDYKVLPAYIAQFDVCIVPFKLTEMIRGCDPIKYYEYLSAGKPVLTTRMEEIVHKYSDVTYFMDQHNCGVMLEKAIRENSASKIAARVRVAKSNSWDGRAVDAVRMINQVMGGRNHEKDI; translated from the coding sequence TTGCTCAATTGGTTGCTTCGTAGAAAACAACGAGAAAATCCGGTTTTTGAAAGTATAGAAATGACCATTGTCTACCCGCCCGCACTTGACTGGAACCTCTTGTTTCAACGTCCTCAGCAATTGATGACTGCCTTCTCCAATATTCCAGGTATACGGGCTATCTTTATCAATGAAGAAACGTACAGAAAGCAGAGCCGTCCGATTGAAAAGTTAAATGAGGATCTGTTCCTTGTGCAGAAAGGTGTGAACTACGATCACCTGGTCAAAGGAAAGAAGGTACTCTGGTTCTCGAATCCAGGTCAGTACAATTATTCGGATGGACGAAAGTTTGATTTTACCGTATTTGATTACCTTGATAATTCCGCTGATGAGTTTGCTGTATGGAAATCCTACATCCCGAAATGTTTTGACCGTGCAGATCTTATTGCCACGACTGCCAAGGTGATGTACGAGGCACATAAACATGACGGCAAACCAATCTTTATGTGCCCTAACGGGGCAGATTACCAACATTTTGAGAAAGCGCGAGTCATTCTGCCCAAACCGGCCGACTTCCCCGATGTTCATGATGGGCAAAAGATTGTGGGTTTCCACGGTGCAATGGCATCGTGGGTGGATTATTCGCTGATTACCGCTATTGCAGATAAGGGATATCGTGTTGTTTTGATTGGAAACAATACCCTCTATCAAAAAATTATTGTGCATCCCAATGTGACTTGTCTTCCGCACAAAGATTATAAAGTGCTTCCCGCCTACATTGCTCAATTCGATGTCTGTATCGTGCCATTCAAGTTGACAGAGATGATCCGGGGCTGCGATCCGATCAAGTATTATGAATATTTGTCTGCGGGCAAACCTGTGTTGACAACGCGTATGGAGGAGATTGTTCATAAGTACAGCGATGTAACTTACTTTATGGATCAGCATAATTGCGGGGTGATGTTGGAGAAAGCGATTCGTGAAAATAGTGCTTCCAAAATTGCAGCACGAGTAAGGGTGGCTAAGTCTAATAGCTGGGATGGCAGGGCAGTGGATGCCGTGAGGATGATTAATCAGGTGATGGGAGGCAGAAATCATGAAAAAGATATTTAA
- a CDS encoding glycosyltransferase family 2 protein, whose product MKNVFIGSPVRNRAWIMERHLQSLEQQAVQKHYMYILNDSEDQTEHILDCHQIPYLTHHLGRTYGHIRGQYSYHNLALLRNMLLDEFLKSDCEYLFSIDTDIIIPGGSLGQLMDNDKDVCSMLIRNHPKLKAHNAMIGGKHIPEFKAGLFPVELTGAVYLIKREVIEAGVRYGSHPTGEDAPFCEQARRLGFELFVDTRLRPVHAYAEGVELIAQLVAS is encoded by the coding sequence GTGAAAAACGTATTTATAGGTAGTCCTGTACGAAACCGGGCTTGGATTATGGAACGACACTTGCAATCGCTTGAGCAACAAGCAGTGCAGAAGCATTATATGTATATCCTGAATGATAGTGAAGATCAGACGGAGCATATCCTTGATTGTCATCAGATTCCTTATCTAACTCATCATCTGGGGAGAACATATGGTCATATACGTGGACAATATTCCTATCACAATCTGGCGTTGTTGAGAAATATGCTTCTGGATGAGTTTCTGAAATCGGACTGTGAGTATCTGTTCTCAATTGATACGGATATCATTATTCCCGGGGGTAGCCTAGGGCAGTTAATGGATAATGACAAAGATGTATGCTCCATGCTTATACGGAATCACCCAAAGTTAAAGGCTCATAATGCCATGATCGGCGGAAAACATATACCTGAGTTCAAAGCGGGTTTGTTCCCGGTAGAACTGACAGGTGCCGTATATTTGATTAAGCGTGAAGTGATCGAAGCAGGGGTTCGATATGGTTCTCATCCAACAGGTGAAGATGCACCATTCTGTGAGCAAGCTAGAAGATTGGGATTTGAACTGTTTGTAGATACTCGTTTGCGTCCCGTTCATGCCTATGCGGAAGGGGTGGAGTTGATTGCTCAATTGGTTGCTTCGTAG
- a CDS encoding S-layer homology domain-containing protein has translation MTQQNPFGLVNDRYKRKLYVDTGMKFEPVNGRIIDPYSSPSPNPQVREIKMINAPSHFHQMGVSSYKAIINILFKDKQSYHDYAMYVGWTHKFYDEKGNIYVGVVESIKVDPIFYHQDTMDKDQKGYKVELTMTLIKKDGYDRKSAIQFQDLQTTEGKDHWARDSIERLADLGLTVVTQLDGTPILYFRPENFITRAEFVTFLMRTKRLLERTIRE, from the coding sequence ATGACTCAGCAAAATCCGTTTGGCTTAGTTAATGACCGGTATAAAAGAAAGCTGTATGTAGATACAGGCATGAAGTTCGAGCCAGTAAACGGAAGAATTATTGATCCGTACTCTTCACCTTCGCCCAATCCGCAAGTGAGGGAAATTAAAATGATTAATGCTCCCTCACATTTTCATCAGATGGGTGTGTCTTCGTACAAGGCGATCATTAACATCCTGTTTAAAGATAAGCAATCCTATCACGACTACGCCATGTACGTAGGCTGGACACACAAATTTTATGATGAGAAGGGCAATATATATGTTGGTGTAGTAGAGTCCATCAAAGTTGACCCTATTTTCTACCATCAGGATACGATGGATAAAGATCAGAAGGGGTACAAGGTCGAATTGACCATGACCCTGATCAAAAAAGATGGTTATGACCGTAAGAGTGCAATACAGTTTCAGGATTTACAGACGACAGAAGGCAAGGACCACTGGGCAAGAGATTCCATTGAACGCTTGGCTGATTTGGGACTGACGGTTGTAACACAATTGGATGGCACACCCATTTTATATTTCAGACCGGAAAACTTCATAACCAGAGCAGAGTTTGTTACTTTTCTGATGCGTACCAAGCGTCTGCTGGAACGAACAATTCGAGAGTAG
- a CDS encoding GT-D fold domain-containing glycosyltransferase, whose amino-acid sequence MLGSVELIHNWFQMASDGEAHASVRFGDASNTILAHDAVLTMDFIKSHYGWLNDPTYCGITLPNASAREIIVHCLRKADYVGHLIQTDHWYFKPLFDMCLAYYKVEPRETFYAFENNYIARFKLFYETFKTMTILICGAKAEQYREILERRYGWTSIVGTVDCPSWSHVSTASKQMEHIYQQTPWKLALVCAGAPGKVLVIKAKELQTVGVDFGSGADVAIQADSENLNAWDYNGFPDYWEGRPKK is encoded by the coding sequence ATGCTGGGGAGTGTAGAATTAATCCACAACTGGTTCCAAATGGCCTCTGATGGAGAAGCCCATGCTTCTGTTCGATTTGGGGATGCTTCCAACACCATTCTGGCCCACGATGCCGTTCTAACTATGGATTTCATTAAGTCTCATTACGGCTGGTTGAACGATCCTACCTATTGCGGGATAACCTTGCCCAACGCGAGTGCGAGAGAAATTATTGTACACTGCCTGCGAAAAGCGGATTACGTTGGACACCTGATCCAAACAGATCACTGGTATTTCAAGCCATTATTTGATATGTGCCTTGCATATTACAAAGTTGAACCCAGAGAGACCTTCTATGCTTTTGAGAATAATTACATCGCCCGATTTAAGTTATTCTATGAAACTTTCAAGACCATGACTATTCTGATCTGCGGAGCCAAGGCCGAGCAATATCGAGAAATTCTGGAGCGGAGATACGGGTGGACAAGCATCGTGGGAACGGTGGACTGCCCCTCGTGGTCTCATGTGAGCACAGCATCCAAACAAATGGAACATATCTACCAACAGACACCGTGGAAGCTTGCTCTGGTGTGTGCAGGTGCACCCGGTAAGGTACTGGTTATTAAGGCCAAAGAACTGCAAACCGTAGGTGTTGACTTTGGTTCCGGAGCAGATGTTGCCATTCAAGCCGACAGCGAAAATCTGAACGCATGGGATTACAACGGATTTCCTGATTATTGGGAAGGCAGACCCAAAAAATGA
- a CDS encoding M23 family metallopeptidase translates to MIPISDEVMNVLSQRLKLGEGALPNIRVEVDRLAFIPGRTEEFRHIVTEQVPIISTESVWVDESSNGTYNGSTQANAQEIFFPVKGKTIDSITVTDNFGSPRDKGTRIHKGIDLYDDIGTPILAAWAGKVVRISYSKTKGAGNAVNIRHANGVITKYFHLKEILCLVDDEVAQGAVIGTLGNTGGVYTGGHKVSAAERAAGKGRHLHFEIWEGVNPTTRTGEGGKAVNPQLYFKGQRKLHGNAKTTFTDVKPVQVEGYPGEIKLNEKFDKRNWHEKNVYTIGLKFSDYAKIESGWTMFDSGGKLLYTFEGKAAVAEFEINVTKLSMPTQGLLSIGMGTNFSEVEGDSFAVVIDGKTYAYVNKFNGAYDLTKLTELNNIVIPAKAKSIKIKVTYGGKQNSTVPTGSVPASSKKYKKFAIDYIRIQELLPAPLKNQKSEEGLDPSKGYYQTNSYTDFINNRRIETDVIQVGSFVYMDTQVLPNIISAEIDDQFDSEAREARLTISNPRGFFSPDYNPAHFPELGGVPSPWSYFANGFHIGVLSENTPIRIYMGYGQHMMRVFTGLIDKVDINGEGSTLEITARDMYKRIIEKVISEKKAYPEVDEIDNVPDPVPPAAVGTDRTSTIIQAAQAQAAAYGVPDHKFLLAICRHETVLGTQGKGKDENGSFILGYGCPSEGPCTQKYAGIQEQMKRGAERMSKALASRGKKVSSKADVLYFHNGGDIAPMTWSQDRENWVDKVWTYYQEMLADPASWTITATSTPAVTPTPAQPVELEKPAWVKSTVVLDLVKHAGMVGWRATSEDRSYPDYVIDETYLIEVNQKTGRVIVPVPGQEGEFEVKDASTVLTPNGWLNPFIEEYGRTFEQWSGKVTEAVQEVISEIPYRSYCDRYGTYRLERLNYDKPVVAEFSENDNLISITKSTDFSRGRSHIVVIDSNASQSSFVDKEILLELKGEIRTMVLAVPWAKTVEAKRQVAERAFFDMKRMCRTLQVSIPANPALDLLDNVIVTDKTTTTRAVYTIKSIKTSYSVDRGMLQVIDMMWARKGVMV, encoded by the coding sequence ATGATTCCAATTTCGGATGAGGTTATGAATGTGCTATCCCAGCGTCTGAAGCTGGGGGAAGGAGCGCTTCCCAATATCCGGGTCGAAGTAGATCGGCTGGCATTTATCCCGGGACGGACAGAGGAGTTCAGGCATATCGTAACCGAGCAGGTACCCATCATCAGTACAGAATCCGTTTGGGTGGATGAGTCGAGTAATGGTACATATAACGGTTCGACTCAAGCGAATGCTCAGGAGATTTTTTTTCCGGTTAAAGGTAAAACGATTGATAGTATTACAGTTACAGATAATTTTGGCTCTCCTCGTGATAAAGGTACAAGAATTCATAAAGGTATTGATTTGTATGATGACATTGGAACGCCTATTTTGGCTGCATGGGCCGGAAAAGTTGTTCGAATATCCTATAGTAAAACAAAGGGTGCTGGTAATGCCGTAAATATAAGACATGCAAACGGTGTAATCACCAAATATTTTCATCTGAAAGAAATTCTCTGTTTGGTGGATGATGAAGTAGCTCAAGGGGCTGTCATTGGAACGCTAGGCAATACGGGTGGCGTATATACTGGTGGTCATAAGGTGTCCGCGGCTGAACGTGCGGCGGGCAAAGGACGACATCTGCATTTTGAAATTTGGGAAGGAGTCAATCCAACAACGAGAACTGGAGAAGGTGGTAAGGCAGTTAATCCTCAATTGTATTTCAAGGGACAGCGCAAATTGCACGGAAATGCGAAAACAACATTTACTGATGTAAAGCCGGTTCAGGTCGAGGGATATCCTGGAGAGATCAAACTGAATGAGAAGTTCGACAAGCGAAACTGGCATGAGAAAAACGTTTATACAATCGGATTGAAATTTTCGGATTATGCCAAGATTGAATCGGGCTGGACTATGTTTGATTCAGGAGGCAAATTGCTATACACCTTTGAAGGCAAAGCCGCCGTAGCTGAATTTGAGATTAACGTGACAAAACTGAGTATGCCCACGCAAGGGCTGCTTAGTATTGGAATGGGGACTAATTTCAGTGAAGTGGAAGGGGATTCTTTCGCGGTGGTGATTGATGGTAAAACGTATGCCTATGTCAATAAGTTTAACGGGGCATATGATCTGACCAAACTGACGGAATTGAATAATATTGTGATCCCTGCAAAAGCCAAGAGTATCAAGATTAAGGTGACCTATGGGGGCAAACAAAACTCCACTGTCCCAACCGGGTCTGTTCCTGCTTCGAGTAAGAAGTATAAAAAATTCGCCATTGATTATATTCGCATACAAGAGTTGTTGCCTGCTCCGTTGAAGAATCAAAAGAGTGAAGAAGGGCTCGATCCATCTAAAGGATATTATCAAACGAACAGCTACACAGATTTTATCAATAATAGAAGGATCGAGACGGATGTTATTCAGGTTGGGTCTTTTGTTTATATGGACACGCAGGTTCTGCCCAATATCATTAGTGCCGAAATTGATGATCAGTTTGATTCTGAAGCTCGGGAGGCACGGCTGACGATCTCCAATCCGAGAGGATTCTTCTCCCCCGATTATAATCCTGCTCATTTTCCTGAGCTTGGGGGCGTACCGTCTCCATGGTCTTATTTCGCGAACGGATTCCATATCGGGGTTCTGAGTGAAAATACACCGATACGTATATATATGGGATATGGTCAGCACATGATGCGGGTTTTTACGGGGCTTATTGACAAGGTGGACATCAATGGCGAGGGTTCCACGCTGGAGATTACAGCCCGAGATATGTATAAGCGTATTATCGAGAAGGTCATTTCCGAGAAAAAAGCCTATCCAGAAGTAGATGAGATTGATAATGTACCAGATCCGGTGCCGCCTGCAGCAGTTGGCACGGACCGGACATCAACCATTATTCAAGCTGCACAGGCCCAAGCTGCGGCGTATGGTGTACCTGATCACAAGTTTTTGCTTGCGATATGCAGGCATGAGACCGTTCTCGGAACACAAGGTAAGGGTAAAGATGAGAACGGCAGCTTTATTCTTGGATACGGCTGTCCTAGTGAGGGACCGTGTACTCAGAAATACGCAGGTATTCAAGAGCAAATGAAGCGCGGAGCAGAACGGATGTCCAAGGCACTGGCTTCAAGAGGGAAAAAAGTGAGTTCCAAGGCGGATGTACTTTATTTCCATAATGGTGGAGACATTGCTCCGATGACCTGGAGTCAGGATCGGGAGAATTGGGTGGACAAGGTATGGACCTATTATCAGGAGATGCTCGCAGACCCGGCAAGCTGGACTATTACAGCAACCTCCACTCCGGCAGTTACACCAACACCCGCTCAGCCTGTGGAGCTTGAAAAGCCGGCCTGGGTCAAATCTACGGTTGTACTAGATCTCGTTAAACATGCAGGTATGGTCGGTTGGAGGGCAACCAGTGAGGATCGCTCTTATCCTGACTACGTGATTGACGAGACCTATCTGATTGAGGTGAATCAGAAGACGGGCAGGGTCATTGTTCCCGTACCGGGTCAGGAAGGTGAGTTTGAAGTTAAGGACGCAAGTACAGTGCTGACACCGAACGGATGGCTTAATCCATTTATTGAGGAGTATGGCAGGACGTTTGAGCAATGGTCAGGCAAAGTTACGGAAGCCGTTCAGGAGGTTATATCGGAGATTCCGTATCGAAGCTACTGTGACCGTTATGGTACATACCGACTGGAGCGCCTGAATTATGACAAACCGGTCGTGGCAGAGTTTTCCGAGAATGACAATCTGATCTCCATTACCAAATCCACGGATTTTTCCAGAGGAAGAAGTCACATCGTTGTTATCGACTCGAATGCTAGTCAAAGCAGTTTCGTGGACAAGGAGATTTTGCTCGAACTCAAAGGAGAAATCCGAACCATGGTGCTGGCCGTTCCTTGGGCGAAGACGGTTGAAGCCAAAAGACAGGTGGCAGAACGAGCTTTTTTTGACATGAAACGCATGTGTCGTACGCTACAGGTATCCATACCTGCCAATCCTGCGCTTGATCTGCTCGACAACGTCATTGTGACGGATAAAACGACCACCACACGAGCTGTATATACGATTAAAAGTATTAAAACCAGTTATTCGGTCGACCGGGGCATGTTACAGGTCATTGATATGATGTGGGCAAGAAAGGGCGTGATGGTGTAA